The following proteins are encoded in a genomic region of Oncorhynchus keta strain PuntledgeMale-10-30-2019 chromosome 35, Oket_V2, whole genome shotgun sequence:
- the fam161b gene encoding protein FAM161B, whose translation MLGSGGHTAARMQEQRNMADLQAFLEDGLSSELLLQHQLQEMKEAHTQQLQETERRQREGLEKRIQQNSMLSAGFDRKSSADRQLDEFFSSQARGPRKSSSMSELMSGRRSTSRKSTQLRQSGRFFTSSAAWASATTVSHRGPQHLQHQGPTETEQLQQSKEEKEEAECQRKFRAVPVPGHVFLPLYDEMTQVRQKERKEGHEQRRDFLLSMQKPFSFLERDEKKREKLMQMISTVAQSQKATNVRKPVPKAIKDHAVSEHLKEEELRRKVRIQLRAQETLRKSTAPIENQTHTENPEPRTAQRTKKEVLAFLDQKPTFQPKTNSQVPDFDRLHKAFQRESLKRAERKNVTKCQPFHLRTSTLPSRPSRSSSEKEQEPIVSAVLKRSNSFGGLTSLSTDTLPTYITDAARKRCMAIRKSVEQKESKEQESAVWMRRHRKRSQAMKKTVAVRAKVMDPHSSLKEVYHEKLKQHREADQQRTREYKKELQDIKARVTVRPYLFEQVSQKNAKADAERIYRDKLREAGLNEQFVKTKGEEFGTAPVFILDNNDDVDDQSVESDMEKRDGNVDVGEEIEEVEEESVKTRVE comes from the exons CACTGCTGCTAGGATGCAAGAGCAGAGGAACATGGCTGACCTGCAGGCTTTTCTGGAGGATGGCCTGAGTTCAGAGCTGCTGCTTCAGCACCAACTGCAGGAGATGAAGGAGGCCCACACGCAGCagctgcaggagacagagaggagacagagagagggcctTGAGAAAAGGATCCAGCAGAACTCTATGCTGTCAGCAGGCTTTGACAGGAAGTCTAGTGCTGACAGACAACTGGACGAGTTTTTCAGCTCTCAGGCCAG GGGACCGAGGAAATCCAGTTCCATGTCTGAACTGATGTCAGGTAGGAGGTCTACCTCGAGGAAATCCACACAGCTCAGGCAGTCAGGGAGGTTTTTCACATCTTCTGCAGCCTGGGCTTCTGCCACAACTGTTTCACACAGAGGACCACAACATCTTCAGCACCAAGGCCCAACAGAAACAGAGCAGCTCCAACAAAgcaaagaggagaaagaggaggcggAATGTCAGAGGAAGTTTCGTGCTGTTCCTGTGCCTGGCCATGTGTTTTTGCCCCTCTATGATGAGATGACGCAGGTGCggcagaaagagaggaaggaaggccATGAACAGAGGAGGGACTTCCTGCTCTCCATGCAGAAGCCCTTCAGCTTcctggagagagatgagaagaagagagagaagctgaTGCAAATGATAAGCACAGTGGCACAGTCTCAAAAAGCCACCAATGTCAGGAAACCAGTACCGAAAGCAATCAAAGACCATGCTGTCTCTGAGCATTTAAAAG AGGAGGAGCTACGCAGGAAGGTACGCATTCAGCTGAGGGCCCAGGAGACTTTGAGGAAGTCCACAGCACCTATAGAGAACCAAACTCATACTGAGAATCCGGAGCCACGCACCGCCCAACGGACTAAGAAGGAGGTTCTGGCCTTCCTGGATCAGAAGCCTACCTTCCAGCCAAAGACCAACTCCCAGGTCCCTGATTTTGACAGGCTGCACAAGGCTTTTCAGAGGGAATCACTGAAGAGGGCAGAGAGGAAAAATGTTACCAAGTGTCAGCCCTTCCACCTGCGGACGTCAACTCTGCCTTCAAGACCAAGCAGAAGCAGCTCTGAAAAAGAACAG GAACCCATAGTCAGTGCCGTTTTGAAGAGAAGCAATTCCTTTGGAGGCTTAACATCACTGTCTACAGATACGCTTCCCACCTACATCACAGATGCAGCAAGGAAACGCTGTATGGCCATTAG AAAGTCTGTGGAGCAGAAAGAGAGCAAGGAGCAGGAGAGTGCAGTGTGGATGCGGAGACATAGGAAGAGGTCTCAGGCCATGAAGAAGACAGTGGCTGTCCGCGCCAAGGTCATGGACCCTCATAGCAGCCTGAAAGAGGTGTATCATGAGAAGCTGAAACAGCACCG GGAGGCCGACCAACAAAGGACGAGAGAGTATAAGAAGGAGCTACAGGATATAAAGGCCAGAGTAACTGTCCGTCCTTACCTGTTTGAACAGGTGTCCCAG AAAAACGCCAAGGCTGACGCGGAGCGTATATACAGAGACAAGCTGAGGGAAGCTGGTTTGAATGAGCAGTTTGTCAAAACAAAGGGAGAAGAGTTTGGAACGGCACCCGTCTTCATATTGGATAACAACGACGATGTTGATGACCAAAGTGTTGAGAGTGACATGGAGAAAAG